In Rosa chinensis cultivar Old Blush chromosome 1, RchiOBHm-V2, whole genome shotgun sequence, a genomic segment contains:
- the LOC112188911 gene encoding probable LRR receptor-like serine/threonine-protein kinase At3g47570 codes for MESSCLVVRIWSVFMSLFPLMIITMASSNLRANKVERLSLLAFKAVVSDPLGILSSWNYSSNLCHEWRGITCGRRRPRVKVLDLRSSQLKGVLSPHIGNLSFLRTLNLRRNSFTGTIPQEVGRLSRLQVLNLGDNLFKGYIPMNISHCSNLHYLFLANNSLTGEIPIELGSLLKLQELILRRNNLIGEIPPSFGNFSSLKVLSMKENNLRGLMNSRLGKLKSLRDLSLGTNRLSGTIPPSIYNLSSIQHISVVGNQLHGTLPSGLGYTIFPKLQIFQFQMNRFSGPIPSTISNASYLSRFGISNNTFTGKVPSLARLSNLVRLEIDDNNLGNEDGELDFLSSLVNCTGLELLDINGNNFQGVLPESISNLSTKLKVMSLGRNQLRGSIPIGIGNLINLFVLSFEENLLTGPIPSSICKPSKLSSLFINHNQLSGEVPIDGVFRNSTAVCLVGNRGLCGGVTQLNLPLCCSESSDGSLFPLWTLVFSVFSLAVGSILVLCYHCCVPLYRSNKRKAKAKVTVIPLLDLSLLKLSYGDLLKATDGFSSRNLIGSGSSGSVYWGVLDQQEETIVAVKVLNLQSSRASRSFVAECKVLKSIRHRNLVKLVTACSSIDFQGNEFKALVFEFMLDGNLDEMLHYSAHTVVRVPTVQVHLNLIQRVNIAIDVANALDYLHSHFHNPIVHCDLKPSNVLLEKDMTARVCDFGLATYLPHTSSLESSSNIIRGSIGYFPPEYGMGGAVSTYGDVYSYGILLLEMLTGKRPTDDMFTDDTNLHNFVLMALPERVKEICDPLLLQEKESSTSTKPASNRNDVQNDETRRVEECLISIARIGVACSVHLPKARMEIGKVVAELRVIRDVLTGTRMLRE; via the exons ATGGAGAGCTCATGCCTGGTTGTGAGGATTTGGTCAGTATTCATGTCACTGTTTCCCCTGATGATCATCACTATGGCCTCTTCAAATCTGAGAGCAAATAAGGTGGAAAGACTATCCTTGCTTGCCTTTAAAGCTGTAGTCAGTGATCCTCTGGGCATCCTTAGCTCCTGGAATTATTCCTCCAACTTATGTCATGAGTGGCGAGGGATTACTTGCGGCAGAAGACGCCCGAGAGTCAAGGTTCTCGACCTCCGGTCCAGCCAGCTGAAGGGTGTTCTATCTCCACATATCGGAAACTTGAGCTTTCTCAGGACATTAAATCTCCGAAGGAATAGCTTCACCGGCACCATCCCTCAAGAAGTTGGTCGACTGTCCCGGCTGCAAGTACTAAACCTCGGGGACAACTTGTTCAAAGGTTATATCCCCATGAATATATCACATTGTTCTAACCTCCATTATCTTTTTTTGGCTAATAACAGTCTTACTGGCGAAATTCCAATTGAACTTGGCTCATTGTTGAAGCTTCAAGAACTTATTTTGCGCAGGAACAATTTAATAGGGGAAATTCCCCCTTCCtttggaaatttttcttctcttaaagTTCTTTCTATGAAAGAAAATAATCTGCGTGGCCTCATGAATAGCCGCCTTGGGAAATTGAAAAGCTTAAGAGATCTTTCATTGGGTACAAATAGATTGTCTGGTACCATCCCTCCCTCCATATACAACCTTTCTTCAATTCAACACATTTCTGTGGTTGGAAACCAACTTCATGGAACTCTTCCTTCTGGGTTGGGCTACACAATATTTCCAAAGCTTCAAATCTTTCAGTTCCAAATGAACAGATTCAGTGGACCAATTCCATCTACTATCTCAAACGCATCCTACCTTTCACGATTTGGGATCTCTAATAATACTTTTACCGGAAAAGTCCCTAGTTTGGCAAGACTGTCCAATCTGGTTCGGCTGGAAATTGATGATAATAATCTTGGAAATGAGGATGGTGAATTggattttctctcttctctggtCAATTGTACCGGTTTAGAACTTTTGGATATTAATGGGAATAATTTTCAAGGAGTTCTACCTGAATCTATCAGCAATCTCTCAACAAAGCTCAAGGTGATGAGCTTAGGAAGGAATCAGCTAAGAGGAAGCATTCCGATTGGGATAGGAAATCTCATCAACTTGTTTGTATTGAGCTTCGAGGAAAACCTATTGACGGGCCCTATACCGAGTTCAATATGTAAGCCAAGTAAACTAAGCAGTCTGTTTATAAACCATAATCAGTTATCAG GCGAAGTACCCATTGATGGAGTTTTCAGGAATTCAACTGCGGTTTGTCTCGTGGGAAACAGAGGACTTTGTGGAGGTGTAACTCAGTTGAACTTGCCTCTATGTTGTTCTGAGTCTTCTGACGGGAGCCTGTTTCCTCTTTGGACATTAGTCTTCTCAGTTTTCTCTTTGGCCGTTGGAAGTATTTTGGTGTTGTGCTATCACTGCTGTGTGCCCCTTTATAgatcaaataaaaggaaagccAAAGCTAAGGTAACCGTGATACCATTATTGGATCTTTCACTCTTAAAATTGTCATATGGTGATCTCCTAAAAGCAACTGATGGCTTCTCTTCTCGGAATTTGATTGGCTCTGGTAGTTCTGGTTCTGTGTATTGGGGAGTTCTTGATCAACAGGAGGAAACAATTGTTGCTGTGAAAGTACTCAACCTTCAAAGTTCAAGAGCTTCTAGAAGTTTTGTAGCTGAATGTAAAGTCCTGAAAAGCATTAGGCACCGAAATCTTGTTAAACTAGTGACCGCTTGCTCAAGTATTGATTTTCAAGGAAATGAATTCAAAGCTTTGGTTTTTGAGTTCATGTTGGATGGAAATCTAGATGAAATGTTGCATTATTCAGCTCATACAGTGGTTCGGGTGCCCACTGTGCAGGTGCATTTGAATCTTATCCAAAGGGTAAATATTGCCATTGATGTAGCTAATGCTTTGGATTATTTGCACAGCCACTTTCACAACCCTATAGTTCATTGTGATTTAAAGCCGAGTAATGTTCTCCTAGAAAAGGACATGACTGCCCGTGTCTGTGATTTTGGGTTAGCAACCTACCTCCCACATACTTCTTCACTAGAGAGTTCTTCCAATATAATAAGGGGGTCCATCGGCTATTTTCCCCCAG AGTATGGCATGGGAGGTGCGGTCTCAACGTATGGGGATGTGTATAGCTACGGAATCTTGTTACTGGAGATGCTTACTGGTAAGAGGCCAACAGATGATATGTTTACAGATGACACGAACTTGCACAATTTTGTTCTGATGGCTTTGCCTGAACGTGTGAAAGAAATATGTGATCCGTTGCTTCTTCAAGAAAAGGAAAGCAGCACTAGTACAAAGCCTGCAAGCAATAGGAATGATGTCCAAAATGATGAAACACGAAGAGTTGAAGAGTGTCTTATTTCCATTGCTAGGATAGGAGTTGCTTGTTCTGTGCATTTGCCCAAAGCACGAATGGAGATTGGAAAAGTTGTAGCTGAATTACGTGTAATCAGGGATGTACTGACTGGAACCAGGATGCTTAGAGAGTAG
- the LOC112164529 gene encoding probable LRR receptor-like serine/threonine-protein kinase At3g47570: MEISCMGVRIWSVFMQLFPLMIITLASSNLRGNEVERRSLLAFKSEVVSDPLGILSSWNDSSNLCDEWRGITCGRRHQRVTVLDLHYSQLEGILSPHIGNLSFLRTLNLQNNSFNGTIPQEVGRLSRLQRLHLGDNFFKGDIPINISHCFNLQYLVLANNTLSGKLPLELGSLFKLRVLTLRRNNLVGEIPSSYGNLSYLQILSLEENILYGGLLSSRLGELKSLRHLALGSNRLTGTIPLSIYNLSSIEHISVIGNQFHGTLPSGLGRTIFPKLRTFHFQMNNFRGPIPFRISNASQLSQFGISMNYFTGKVPSLARVSNLVRLEMDDNNLGNEDGDLDFLSSLVNCTSLELLDISGNNFQGVLPESIGNLSTSLEVMSLGRNQLSGSIPIGIGNLLNLGVLRFETNLLTGNIPNSLCKISKLYNLFLSDNQLSGTIPTCLNNLTLLSRLVLNSNNLQGGIPQSLGQCTNLLALVLSQNNLTGLIPQEVIRLPSLSLVLDISSNHFSGNIPMEVGFLSNLGILNLAENILSGEILQSLGDCTSLEYLNLSGNMLHGTISQSLSSLRGLQYLDLSRNNFSGTIPNYLQTFPFLQNLNFSFNHFRGEVPIKGVFKNTSAVSFLGNGRLCGRVPQLRLPICPPDLPRKLPKPANALFHKLAVIIISFGAIGVIWLLYLMLLFRSTESGVESSSEPSLDVSFLKLSYSDLLKATDGFSSRNLIGSGSSGSVFWGVLDQPEEIIVAVKVLNLQSSRASRSFISECEVLKSIRHRNLVRLVTACSSIDFQGNEFKALVFEFMLDGNLDEWLHYSAQRVVGAPTVQLHLNLLERVNIAIDVASALDYLHNRFHVPIVHCDLKPSNVLLEHDMTACVCDFGLATYLPDTSCPLPSVQNPSNSIRGTIGYIAPEYGMGSAVSTYGDVYSYGILLLEMLTGKRPTDNMFRDDKNLHNFVLMALPEHVKEICDPVLLQEKESSTSTNPASNRNDVQNDETQRVEECLISIARIGVACSVHLPKARMEIGEVLAELRVIRDVLTGTGMPIEHMITA; this comes from the exons ATGGAGATCTCATGCATGGGTGTGAGGATTTGGTCAGTATTCATGCAACTGTTTCCCCTGATGATCATCACTTTGGCCTCTTCAAATCTGAGAGGAAATGAGGTGGAAAGACGGTCCTTGCTTGCCTTTAAATCTGAAGTAGTCAGTGATCCTCTGGGCATCCTTAGCTCCTGGAATGATTCCTCCAACTTATGTGATGAGTGGCGAGGGATTACTTGCGGCCGAAGACACCAGCGAGTCACGGTTCTGGACCTCCACTACAGCCAGCTGGAGGGTATTCTATCTCCACACATCGGAAACTTGAGCTTTCTCAGGACATTAAATCTCCAAAACAATAGCTTCAACGGCACCATCCCTCAAGAAGTTGGTCGATTGTCTCGGCTGCAACGACTACACCTCGGGGACAACTTCTTCAAAGGTGACATCCCCATCAATATATCTCATTGTTTTAATCTCCAATATCTTGTCTTGGCTAATAACACTCTTAGTGGGAAACTTCCACTGGAACTTGGCTCATTGTTCAAGCTTAGAGTACTTACTTTGCGTAGGAACAATTTAGTTGGGGAAATTCCATCTTCTTATGGAAATCTTTCTTATCTTCAAATTCTTTCTCTGGAAGAAAATATTCTGTATGGTGGTCTCTTGAGTAGCCGCCTTGGGGAATTAAAAAGCTTAAGACATCTCGCATTGGGTTCAAATAGATTGACTGGTACCATCCCTCTCTCCATATACAACCTTTCTTCCATTGAGCACATTTCTGTGATTGGAAACCAATTTCATGGAACTCTTCCTTCTGGGTTGGGCCGCACAATATTTCCAAAACTTCGAACCTTTCATTTCCAAATGAACAATTTCAGAGGACCAATTCCATTTAGAATCTCAAATGCATCCCAGCTTTCACAATTTGGGATCTCTATGAATTATTTTACCGGAAAAGTTCCTAGTCTTGCAAGAGTGTCCAATTTGGTTCGCTTGGAAATGGATGATAATAATCTGGGAAATGAGGATGGTGACTTggattttctctcttctctggtCAATTGTACCAGTTTAGAACTTCTGGATATTAGTGGGAATAACTTTCAAGGAGTGCTACCTGAATCTATCGGCAATCTCTCAACAAGTCTCGAGGTAATGAGCTTAGGAAGGAATCAGCTAAGCGGAAGCATTCCCATTGGGATTGGAAATCTCCTCAACTTGGGAGTACTACGCTTCGAGACAAACCTATTGACAGGCAACATACCAAATTCGTTATGTAAGATAAGTAAATTGTACAATCTGTTTTTAAGTGATAATCAGCTATCAGGTACTATCCCAACTTGTCTGAATAATTTAACTTTGTTAAGTCGCTTAGTTCTCAATTCAAACAACTTGCAAGGAGGCATACCGCAGAGTCTTGGCCAATGCACGAATCTGTTAGCTTTGGTTCTTTCTCAAAATAATCTCACCGGTCTAATTCCACAAGAAGTCATCCGTTTACCATCCCTGTCACTAGTATTGGATATATCCAGTAACCATTTTAGTGGTAACATTCCCATGGAAGTAGGTTTTTTGTCTAATCTTGGTATCTTGAATCTAGCTGAAAATATATTATCTGGTGAGATTCTTCAAAGCTTAGGGGACTGCACAAGTCTAGAATATTTGAACCTGAGTGGAAACATGTTGCATGGGACAATTTCTCAATCATTGAGTTCTTTGAGAGGCCTTCAATATCTTGACCTCTCTCGTAACAATTTCTCTGGAACAATTCCCAATTATTTGCAGACTTTCCCCTTCTTGCAGAATTTGAACTTCTCCTTTAATCATTTTAGAGGGGAAGTACCCATAAAAGGTGTTTTCAAGAATACAAGTGCGGTTTCTTTCTTGGGAAATGGACGACTTTGTGGACGTGTACCTCAGTTAAGATTGCCTATCTGTCCCCCCGATCTACCTAGGAAGCTGCCTAAGCCAGCTAATGCATTATTTCATAAGCTGGCTGTTATCATAATTTCTTTTGGGGCCATTGGAGTTATTTGGTTATTGTACTTAATGCTCCTTTTTAGATCAACAGAATCAGGAGTTGAGTCATCTTCAGAACCATCCTTGGATGTTTCATTCTTAAAATTGTCATACAGCGATCTCCTGAAAGCAACTGATGGCTTTTCTTCTCGGAATTTAATTGGTTCCGGTAGCTCTGGTTCTGTGTTCTGGGGAGTTCTCGATCAACCTGAAGAAATAATTGTTGCTGTGAAAGTACTCAATCTTCAAAGTTCGAGAGCTTCTAGAAGTTTCATATCTGAATGTGAAGTGTTGAAAAGCATAAGGCACCGGAATCTGGTCAGACTGGTGACCGCTTGCTCAAGCATTGATTTTCAAGGGAACGAATTCAAAGCTTTGGTCTTTGAGTTCATGTTGGATGGAAATCTAGATGAATGGTTGCACTATTCAGCTCAAAGAGTGGTTGGGGCCCCAACAGTGCAGCTACATTTGAATCTTCTTGAAAGGGTAAATATTGCCATTGACGTAGCTAGTGCTCTGGATTACTTGCACAATCGCTTTCACGTCCCAATAGTTCACTGTGATTTGAAGCCGAGTAATGTTCTCCTAGAACATGACATGACTGCCTGTGTTTGTGATTTTGGGTTAGCAACCTACCTCCCAGATACTTCTTGTCCACTTCCTTCAGTACAGAACCCTTCCAATTCGATAAGGGGTACCATTGGCTATATTGCCCCAG AATATGGCATGGGAAGTGCGGTGTCAACATATGGGGACGTATATAGCTATGGAATCCTGTTACTGGAGATGCTTACTGGTAAGAGGCCAACAGACAACATGTTTAGAGATGACAAGAACTTGCACAACTTTGTTCTGATGGCTTTGCCTGAACATGTGAAAGAAATATGTGATCCGGTGCTTCTTCAAGAAAAGGAAAGCAGCACTAGTACAAATCCCGCAAGCAATAGGAATGATGTCCAAAATGATGAAACACAGAGAGTTGAAGAGTGCCTTATTTCCATTGCTAGGATAGGAGTTGCTTGTTCTGTGCATTTGCCCAAAGCGCGAATGGAGATTGGGGAAGTTTTAGCTGAATTACGTGTGATAAGGGATGTACTGACTGGAACCGGGATGCCTATAGAGCATAtgatcactgcctaa